GGTGGACACCAGCGAGGCCAGCCTGCAGGACGACACGGCCACGGGTTTCATGTTCGGACCGGCCAACAAGGAAGCCCTGGCCCTGGCGGTGCACCGTACCGTGCAGGCTTTCGGCCAGCCAGCGGTGTGGGCGCAACTGCAACAGCGCGGCATGGCGCAAAACTTCTCCTGGGCGGCGGCGGCCACGCAATACCTGGCCTTGTACGAAACCTTGTGCCAGCCCGCCAAAGCCCCGGCCACGGCTAAAAAGTAGCCAAAAAGTGCCGGGCGGGAGCCTGCCGGAAATGCATGCATTGCGTGACTACAATTCCGGCAGTCCATCCGACCGTCCTCTGCGAGGATGGTCGGGTCTTTGATTTACCTACTCCCCTCACACCATGCACATCGCCAGCTCCATCTTCAAAGCCTACGATATCCGCGGCATTGTTCCCACCACGGTGACCGAAGCCGTTGCCGAAGGCATTGGCAAGGCCTTTGGCACGATTGCCCTGGCAGAGGGTGAAACCACGGTGGCGGTGGGGCGCGATGGCCGCCTGAGCGGCCCGGCGCTGGTGGCAGCGCTGATCCGCGGCCTGGTGGCCGTGGGTGTCGAGGTGATCGACGTGGGCACCGTGACCACGCCTTTGCTGTACTTTGCGGCCAACACCCTGTGCCGCAGCGGCATCCAGGTCACTGGCAGCCACAACCCCAAGGACTACAACGGCTTCAAGATGGTCATGGGTGGCCGCGCCATCCATGGCGACGAAATCCAGGCCATCCGCCGCATGATGGAAGCCGAGACCTGGCTGCCCAAAACTGGTGGCTCGGTGCGCAGCGTGGACGTGCTGCCCGCCTACACCGCCCGCATCGTGTCCGACATTAAATTAGCCCGGCCGATGAAGATCGTGGTCGATTCCGGCAACGGCATTGCGGGCGCATCGGCCCCCGACATCCTGCGCGCCATCGGCTGCGAGGTGATCGAACTGTTCAGCGAGGTGGACGGCAACTTCCCCAACCACCACCCCGACCCCAGCAAGCCCGAGAACCTGCAGGACCTGATCGCCGCCCTGAAAACCAGCGGCGCCGAGCTCGGCCTGGCTTTTGATGGCGACGGCGACCGCCTGGGCATCGTCACCAAAGACGGCACCAACATCTACCCCGACCGCCAGATGCAGCTGTTCGCCGAAGACGTGCTGCGCCGCGTCCCCGGCGGCACCATTTTGTTCGACGTGAAGTGCTCGCAGCGCCTGGCCCCGGCCATTGCCGCTGCCGGTGGCCACCCGCTGATGTTCAAAACCGGCCACTCCCTCATCAAAGCCAAGATGAAAGAAATCGAAGCGGCCGGCGGCCAAGCCCCGCTGGGTGGCGAAATGAGCGGCCACATCTTCTTCAAGGAGCGCTGGTTTGGCTTCGACGACGGCACCTACGCGGGCTGCCGCCTGCTGGAAATCGTCAGCCAGTCGCCCGATGCCAATGTGGTGCTGAACGGCTTGCCGACCAGCTTCTCCACCCCCGAGCTGAACGTCGTCTGCGCAGAGGGCGAGCCGCCCGAGGTGGTCGCCAGGGCCCTGGCGATGGTGGACTTTGCGGCGCCCGCCGTGGTCAGCACGATTGACGGCCTGCGGGTGGATTGGCCCGATGGCTTTGGCCTGGTCCGCGCCAGC
This sequence is a window from Rhodoferax sp. WC2427. Protein-coding genes within it:
- a CDS encoding phosphomannomutase/phosphoglucomutase yields the protein MHIASSIFKAYDIRGIVPTTVTEAVAEGIGKAFGTIALAEGETTVAVGRDGRLSGPALVAALIRGLVAVGVEVIDVGTVTTPLLYFAANTLCRSGIQVTGSHNPKDYNGFKMVMGGRAIHGDEIQAIRRMMEAETWLPKTGGSVRSVDVLPAYTARIVSDIKLARPMKIVVDSGNGIAGASAPDILRAIGCEVIELFSEVDGNFPNHHPDPSKPENLQDLIAALKTSGAELGLAFDGDGDRLGIVTKDGTNIYPDRQMQLFAEDVLRRVPGGTILFDVKCSQRLAPAIAAAGGHPLMFKTGHSLIKAKMKEIEAAGGQAPLGGEMSGHIFFKERWFGFDDGTYAGCRLLEIVSQSPDANVVLNGLPTSFSTPELNVVCAEGEPPEVVARALAMVDFAAPAVVSTIDGLRVDWPDGFGLVRASNTTPVLVLRFEGHTPEALERIQTDMLALLRRAKPDATLAASAH